The Salvelinus sp. IW2-2015 linkage group LG8, ASM291031v2, whole genome shotgun sequence genome window below encodes:
- the LOC111967899 gene encoding LOW QUALITY PROTEIN: zinc finger CCCH domain-containing protein 7B-like (The sequence of the model RefSeq protein was modified relative to this genomic sequence to represent the inferred CDS: inserted 1 base in 1 codon), with translation MRPVLFSRGKNFSQLHPWDLQTQLPSHKPAGTLLSRNPLAATYEFRQACNACFNRIGLRDMDYQYQAEAAHRCKRDLLLSRFKNKEDPTWNRVSPRPTRNNFLGAFVLCKEVQEGKECQYGXNCTFAYCQEEIDLWTEERKGALRRKLLFDPLGSTERRPLSVTRLLHMGMFMFLCESRFDSKPRIISKRSKENLAVCSNPTARHPFDDNKCLVHVVCSANVRYSKVRPLHPLCQFDICRHEVRYGCQREDSCSFAHSVIELKYWMQQQDTGITHEEMVQKSKRQWYRLEQNAQKQKCWRDGQVHEPDKALKYCTTGERLYQTDICTHGKC, from the exons ATGCGTCCGG TTCTGTTCTCCAGGGGGAAGAATTTCTCACAGCTTCATCCCTGGGATCTACAAACACAGCTCCCCTCACACA AACCAGCAGGTACTCTGCTCTCCCGAAACCCACTGGCTGCCACCTACGAGTTCAGACAGGCTTGCAATGCCTGTTTCAACCGAATAG GTTTGCGGGATATGGACTACCAGTACCAGGCGGAAGCGGCTCACCGCTGTAAGAGGGACCTGCTGCTGTCTCGCTTCAAGAACAAAGAAGATCCCACCTGGAACAGGGTCAGCCCTCGCCCCACCAGAAATAACTTCCTGGGGGCCTTTGTGCTCTGCAAAG AGGTCCAGGAGGGCAAGGAATGCCAGTACG AGAACTGCACGTTTGCCTACTGCCAGGAGGAAATAGACCTGTGGAccgaggagaggaagggagctcTGAGAAGGAAGCTGCTGTTTGACCCGCTGGGCAGCACCGAGAGACGGCCACTTAGCGTCACACGCCTGCTGCACATGGGCATGTTCATGTTCCTCTGTGAG TCTCGTTTTGACAGTAAGCCTCGCATCATCAGCAAGCGCAGCAAAGAGAACTTGGCTGTCTGCTCAAACCCCACTGCCAGGCATCCCTTTGATGATAACAA GTGCCTAGTGCATGTGGTGTGTTCTGCCAACGTGCGCTATAGTAAGGTGCGCCCGCTGCACCCCCTCTGCCAGTTTGACATATGTCGCCACGAGGTGCGTTACGGCTGCCAGCGCGAGGACAGCTGCTCCTTTGCCCACTCCGTCATAGAACTCAAGTACTGGATGCAGCAGCAGGACACCG gtatCACCCATGAAGAGATGGTACAGAAGTCCAAGAGGCAATGGTACAGGCTAGAGCAAAATGCTCAGAAACAGAAG TGCTGGAGGGATGGACAGGTCCACGAACCAGACAAGGCCCTCAAGTACTGCACGACAGGTGAGAGACTATATCAAACTGACATCTGCACTCATGGTAAGTGCTGA